TTTCATCTCTGTCATAGCAATGGATACAATGACTGGCTCTTTTGATACAACATTAAAAAAGCTAAACGGTGCTGCGTTAACAAGGCCTGTAGCGTTTTGAGTTGTCAACCACGCAATTGGTCTTGGAATAACCAGTCCTGAAATTAATTTGTAAGCATCAGTACTGCTCATATCTTCTGGTTTAAATGCTTTCATTTTTTCTCCCTATACGACGTTCTTGAATTTTTTTCATACTCCACAGTGGCTCTAATTTCCTATCGCGAAATGCATCTGACGTATCCAAACGACGTAAAGCTGCTGCAGTTCGTGCCTTTTCCGCTTCTGCTCCTGGAAAGAGATGGGGAGGTAAACTCAGTGAAAGGCCTGCCTCATCCGGAGTCTCATCTATCCAAAAACCAGAGGTTACGAGCGCTTCTTCGTAACTATCAACCTTTGCTTGCCCAGACCGCACCATATCTAAAGCAGCAATACCTGGAGTATCTGTAGCAATTTCGAAAAGCACACCAGGGGCAACCTTCACATATTCACTCGAAAAATAAAAACGTTCTACTAATCCTGAGTGAGGTATCATATAAGATTTGACACGCTCAATCCAATATCTAAGGGTATCGGGATTAGCTGTACGAAAAGCGACATGATGCACCGTGCCATGCCCTTGATATGCGTGCTGCCCTTCTTTATCTTGCTCAATGATAATCGAGGCACCATTGCCACCCCCTGCTCCCTCAAATAGTGTGAAATTATCTTCAGTTGCGTGCCTGCGAAATCCAAAAACTTCTGCGAGCAATTGCTGGATAATATTTACTTCTGACAACTTAATGAAAACAGGTCCTAAGCCTAAAATAGCATGCTCAGCCTCTACATTTGAAAGCTGCCAAGGTTTTCCTGGAGCAAGAACACCTTGATTTTTTTCATCGGAAATCAATTGGTACCGCTGACCATCAAAATCCTCAAACTCTAAATATTTTTTACCAAAGCGCTCTGCCACCAAACCATGTGGTACAGCTGCTGCATCAAATCTTTGATGCCAGTATTCCAAAGATATATCCTGAGCAACACGAAAGGAAATACGGTCAATGCTATTGATGCCGTGGCTACCGGCTCCTATTCCAGGAAAATCAAAAAACGTCATGTCCGTTCCAGGATTCCCCTCTTCATCCGTAAAATAAAGATGATAGGTTTCGTAATCATCCTGATTAACAGTAAGTTTTGCCAGTCGCAGCCCTAAAATATTTGTAAAAAAATCATAGGTCTTTTGGGCACTTGAAGTAATCGCTGTAACATGGTGTATCCCTCCCAGTGCAACTTCCGAATTTAGTTTTGTCATAATTATTTCCCTTAAATTAATGTTTACAGTTGTAAATCTTAATTTTATTATATCATCTCTTGCATAATTTTCAAGCAACTTGAATTAAAAAATGCCTCTCTTCAGAGACACATTTTCTAGATTTTAAAATAATTTAAGAGGAGCTGGCAAAAATACAATTCTGTTGTGCTTTCTTTCACTTGCGCTTGCTTTATCTTTCCAAGGAGCTCATTGAGTATTTCTTCTTTTTTATAAGAAGATATTGTATTAATCCCTTTTTGAAAAAGTTCCTGCTCTTCAGATATAGGGATGCTCTTTGTTTTTTCTAAAAGCGCAACAACACTAGAAGCTTGATTTCTTAAGTCAGTGTGTCGCGTAATATTGCTAAAGATTTCTTCTAAGTGTGTGGCTGCCTCAATACATAGGTTTTTTCCCATCATCCCATTTAAGTTTGAACGTATTATGCTTTGTTCCCAAATATTTAAAACTCGCGCCGCGGCTGAAGTAAAGAGCAAACTGAACTGACAAATTTCCTCCGTTCGTAAATAAAAGTTATAAGCCATCTGTAACGTATACGCCAACTGATAAAGTTCCAAGTGACTTAAAGGGCTCTCCTTTGTTTTTAAAGAAGAATAATTTGCATTGATAAACTCAAAATGTAGCTTTAATAAGTGGACGATGATATCCCTAATTTTTTCATCATTTGAAGCCAGCGGTACAAATAAACTGGCTTGCATGGCGGAGTGTTGCAACCAAAAAGTTGTTTCTCCTTGAAAGAAAAGACCACGCTTCGTTTTTTCTTGCTCTTCTAAATAAGTTATCAGTTTATCTTTGAAAATCCTGTGAAACACAAGTGTCCATTCGGGATTGATCTCTTCACTCAGCGTTTCGATTCGAAAAATTGTTTTTCGACTTTCCATTGACAACCTGATTGTGTGCATCCTTTTCTTCCTTCCTGTCATTTATTCCCATATTTTTAAACGGGATATTTCTTTCAAACTTTTTGAAAAATCATCGGTCAATATAGTCACATGTCCCATTTTTCTATCGACCTTCGCTTCCAACTTTCCATAATCATGAATATGCCACTCAGGCCTTTCATGCGCCAATCGCTCCATTTGTGGGACGTCTTGGCCAAGAATATTGAGCATAATGGCTTTTTTCAAAAGTCGAGGTTGCGGGAGTTCCTCACCGAGAATACCTTTGATATGTAAGTCAAATTGCGAAAAATCACAAGCCTCTATGGTATAGTGTCCCGAGTTATGGGGACGTGGGGCAAGTTCATTTACATAAATCTCGCCCGATGCTGTCAGAAACATTTCTACACAAAGCGTGCCTGCAAGCTGGAGCTCTTTAGCTATCGCCAGTGCCAGATCTTTGGCTTTCTCGCTGACCTCAAGAGGTAGAGGCGCGGGAGCAATCGTGCGGTGTAGGATATTATTGATATGTTCATTTTGACAAAGCGGGAAGGTTACAAAATCCTGCCCGTTCCCACTAATAATTAAAGAAATCTCGCAATCAAAATCAACAAAGTCCTCCAATACACATTCCGCGCGCTCTGCTAACTTCATCGCCTCCAGCAAATCCTCATCTGATTTCAAGACAACCTGACCATGTCCATCATAGCCGCCCGTTGTTGTTTTCAACACGTGTTTTTTTGTCACTTGCTCTGGAAGGTCTTGAGCATTTTCTACGCGTTGCCACGGGGCTATTTTCACGCCACATTGTTCTAGAAACTCTTTTTCTAACCGACGATTCTGCGTGATTTCTAATAATCGAATGCCTTGCGGAATAGCGACACAGGCATCAAGCTGATGCAAGGCGCTCGCCGATACGTTTTCAAACTCATAGGTTATTAAGTCACAAGCATAAGCGAGCTTAAGAAGCGCATCAACATCATCATATTCCGCAATGATCAACTCATCCGAACACTTTGCTGCGGAACAGTTCGGATTAGGATCAAGTGTAATCACTTTATGGCCCATATATTGTGCAGAAATCGCCATCATTTGGCCCAACTGCCCACCACCAATAATTCCAATTGTTTTTTTCTTATGTTGCATATTCTTATTATAGGCCATTTTTCTTTATTCTCCCTATTCTTTTCGGATAGTTTAAAAAATAAATCCGCATATCATCCGGATTTTCGTTTACTAAAATCAAAATATTTTTACAAATATTACGCTCGCTTTTAAATTAAAAGTTTACAACAATTCTTTAGTGGAAGAGACCGATAGATCGGCTGCTTCTTTTCTATATTTTTTCAATTTTTCCGCCAAACTTTTATCAGCAAGTGCCAAAATCTGAACCGCATAGAGGGCTGCATTTTTGGCTCCTGCAGAGCCTATAGCCATACTGGCAACAGGAACTCCACCCGGCATCTGGACAATGGAGTAAAGGCTATCGAGGCCTGATAAGGCACGTGATTGAATAGGCACACCAATCACAGGAAGCAAGGTCATTGCAGCAACCATTCCAGGTAAATGCGCCGCGCCTCCCGCACCAGCAATTATGAGCTTGTAACCTTGTTGCTCCGCATTTTTCGCAAAATTCATCATAATTTCTGGCGTCCGGTGAGCGGAGACAACTTTTTTATCAAAATCTATACCGAACGTCTCCAAAATATGAGCCGCTTGTTTCATTGTCTCCCAATCTGAAAGTGATCCCATAATAACTGCAACATCTGCCATTTTTATACTCCTTTATTTCCAATATCTTTACGATAAAACATTCCTGTGTTGTCTAATTTATCTAATTTCTCGTAAAGGGACTGCTGAATACTTTTTATTTCTTTGCCGGTTTCAGTTACCATGTATATGCGCCCCCCCTTTGAAAGGAGCTTTCCGTCTTTTTTTATAACACCAGCATAAAAACAGTTCAAATCCTGCATCTCTGGTAGAACAACACTCTCTGTTGAGGCGTCTGGATAGCCCTGATTTGCTACAACTACGCCTAAGGTAACTTCTTCAGTATTACAGGTCAAATTTGGCTCGCGTCCTTGCAAGATATCCAATACATTTTCAAAAAAATCACTGGTAATCGTTTCTAAAACCACTTGCGTTTCTGGGTCACCAAAACGTGCATTAAATTCAATCGTTTTTACACCTTCGGCTGTCACTATTAATCCTGCATAAAGAATACCCGTAAAAGCCTTATTCTCTGCCTCTAACCCAGATACAGTTGGCTGGACAATTTTTTCTATGGCTTCCTGTACCACGGCTTCTGGAATATGAGGTACAGGTGCATAAGCACCCATCCCGCCTGTATTTGGGCCTTGATCACCGTCAAAGGCACGTTTATGATCTTGCGCAATAGGTAACGGGTAAATCTTTCCTTCATGTACTAAGCTGAAAAGTGAAAACTCTTCGCCCTCAAGGTATTCCTCTACCACAACTTTTGCTTCTTTTGTCTGGAAAATATCTGCTAAAGCAGCTTTTGCCGCTTCTAAATCCATGGCAACTGTGACACCTTTACCTGCAGCTAAACCATCTGCCTTGATAACAATCGGTGCGCCTTTTGTCTCAACATAAATTAGAGCATTGGCAAAATCCGTAAAGCTCTCATAGTCTGCCGTGGGCACGCCATATTTTTTCATTATTGACTTGGCAAAAGTTTTACTGCCCTCGATTTGAGCAGCCTCAGCTCTCGGTCCAAATATAAGCAGCCCCTCATCTAAGAAAGCATCCACAATACCGTTCATTAATGCTGTTTCTGGACCAACAAAAGTCAAGTCTACTTTTTTCTTTTTCGCAAATTCCACCAACAAATGATTTTCAAGTTCGGAAATAGCTACATTTTCCAGCTTTTCCTCCGTCATACCCACATTTCCTGGGCAAATAAAAACTTTATCTACTTTTTCACTTTTTGCAAACTTTCGTGCAAGTGCATGTTCACGCCCACCTGAACCAATAACTAAAACCCTCATATTTCCTCGCTTTCTTCTCACTTCTATCTTAAGATATTTAGAGAAAAAGAAAAAGCCCCAAGGGGCTTTTCTAAATATATTCTTATTCTATTGTTCGGAATTATCAAGCGAGGACAGGAAGAGAAGGTATTTCTAATAAATCTTCGATGACACAATCTGGTGTTAAATCTTTTTGAGCTTCCAAGTGTTTAGGGTTATACCAGATCGTCTTAATACCTGCATTTTTCCCGCCGAGGATATCCGTAGCCAAAGTATCACCAACAATCGCAAAATCTTTATCTGCAGCGTGATCGATGTGGTCAAACACATAATCAAAGAATTCTTTTGATGGTTTATGTTTTCCAATCTCTTCACTGATAAAAATTTCTTGGAAATATCCGGCAATGCCAGATTCTAAAATTCGTGGACGAGAAACTTTGGATGTACCGTTACTCACAATGTACATCTCTGTCGCTTCTTGCGCCAGTCGATCCAAAAGTTCCATGGCATGATCCATCAATTCATGACCTTGAGCCAAGTGAAGTTGGTAAGCTGCATCAACAGCTGAAGCATCATAAGCTTCTTTAACTCCCAAAGCTGTAAAAGCATGTGCAAAGCGTGTAGAAAGAAGCTCTTCACGACTGATTTCTCCTGCTTCATGACTTCGCCAAAGGGCTTTGTTTTCACGTGAGTAGATGGCTCTGTTTTCTTTTGTATCTTCAATATGGTATTGCTCAAAGATTTTGCCTAAAGCCATGTACTCTGCCTTATCAAAATCAAGAAGTGTGTTGTCTATGTCAAAAAGTAATACAGTCATTTTTATCTCTTTCTAAAAATTTATGATAGCTCTAGTTTAACGATTTCATCATATTTTTTCAACAAAAGAGACTTTTATCACGGACATTATCTAGCCAATAAAGCAACCGACTGATAAGGCGCCAGTGTTTCAGACTTGTATGAATCATAGTTATTCACGAAGACTTCTGCATCTTCAAACCCTGGGGGCAAGCTAAAGTTCACGCTGTGATTGGCAAAGTTATTCAATACAAGTAAACGCTGGCCTTCATATTCGCGCACAAAAGCATAAATGTGCTCTGAATCTTTAAGTGCAGCTTTATAATCTCCCTCCGAAATAATTTTTTCCGTTTTTCGCAAACGAATCATTTCTTTATAGAAATTATAGATTTCTCCGTTTTTATCTCTTTTCAGATTAATGTCGGTATGTTTGCCCACCTTCAACCACGGCTCTCCTTTGGTGAACCCCGCATTTGCGCTATCGTCCCATTGCATCGGCGTTCTTGAATTATCACGTGATTTACTGCTGATTATTTCAAAAGCTTCGGCTTCTGTTTTTCCTTGTTCCAAGAGCCGTTCGTAAGCATTTAAAGCTTCTAAATCTTGATAATCAGCGACAGAATCATAATCAGGGTCAATCATACCAATTTCTTCCCCCATATAAATAAAGGGTGTGCCACGGCTGAGGTGAATCGCGGCAGCCAGCATTGTTGCTCCTTTGATACGGAAATTTTTCACATCCACAAAACGATTGAGTGCCCGAGGTTGATCATGATTATTCCAGAAAGTAGCATTCCAGCCCCCACCTTCTGCCATTTTTTCGCCCCATTCATGGAAAAGCACTTTAAGTGCTTGAAAGTCAAAGGGAACTTTTGTCCATTTATCACCAGCTTTGTAATCTGTTTTTAGATGATGGAAATTAAAAACCATACTGAGTTCTTTTCGCTCCGGTTGCGTATAGAGAATACTGTTTTCAATTGACGTTGAGCTCATTTCTCCCACAGTGATGGCATGTTCATCTTGACCAAAGGTGGCCGCATTGAGCATTTTTAGATATTCATGCGTGATAGGTTTATCTGTATACTCAAATTTTCCATCAAATTCTGGGTTGTTTTTAAGTATTTCGTCTTTTCCAATAACGTTTATCACGTCAAAGCGAAAGCCTGATATACCTTTGTCACGCCAAAAATTGACAACTTCAAACAGTTCTTGGCGGACATTTGGATTACGCCAATTTAAGTCGGCTTGGGAAATATCATAAAGATGAAGATAATATTTACCTGTATCTCCAAATGGTGCCCAAGCATTGCCGCCAAATTTCGACACCCAATCCGTAGGTTCATCTCTAAGAATGAAGAAATCTTGGTAATATTTATCACCGGCAAGAGCTTTTTTAAACCACTCATGTTCTGTTGAAACATGGTTCAATACCATGTCCAACATAAATTCAATACCTAACTCTTTGCCACGCGCTACCATTTGATCAAAATCTTTAAAATCACCAAATACTGGATCTATATTAGTATAGTCAGAAATATCATAACCATTATCTCTTTGCGGACTGGGGTAAAAAGGATTAAGCCAAATCATGTCGATTCCTAATTCCGCCAAATAAGGTAATTTTTCCGTTACCCCTCTGAGATCACCAATACCATTTCCTGTCGTGTCTAAAAATGATTTAGGGTAAATTTGATAGATGACTTTTTCACTCAATGTCATAATTTTTTCCTTTTGTTTCTTATTTATTTACGGCTGATTTAAAGACGTTTTTCTTTTCAAGCCCTGTTCCCATTGTATCTGAGTCTTTGAAGCCAAAGAACCAAACCAATGTCATGGATACAACAATACAAACGGCTGTCGCAATCCAAAAGTAGATAAAGTTGTTAGGATTGCCCGCAGCATGAGTCAAAGGATTTGTCGTTGCCGCGAAGTTAGGGAAACCAATAAGTGAGCCTGAGAAGCCATACATATGTAGGTCAAATAAGCCAGCAACCGCAGCACCTGCAGCTGCACCGATCGAACTCATGATGAAGACGCGAATGTATTTTAAGTTAATCCCATACATGGCTGGCTCCGTTACCCCACAGAAAGCTGAAATTGCTGCTGGTAGAGCTAATCCTTTAAGACTTTGTTGGCGCGTTTTGAGAAAGACTGTTAGAGCGCCTGCACCTTGTGCCAACATTGTAAAGGAAACGATCATGTTAATATTTGATTCCCCTGTTGTTACGATTTGTTGAGTCAAGATAGGAATAACCAACCAATGGAGACCAAAGATAACCAGAACTTGGTAAAGTCCGCCAATAATTGCTCCTGCGATAGTGAGGTTAAGGTTAATCAACCCTGTAATAACTGAAGCAAGCGCAGAGGAAACAATACTAATTACGGGACCTACCAACAAGAGCACTAATGAAGCTACTACAAAGAAGGTAATCATCGGTACAAAAATTGAACGAAGCGCTAAAGGCATGTGTTTCTTAAGCCAAGCCCCGATTGGTTTAGCCATCCAAGCGGCTACAATAATCGGGAAAATAGTATAAGCATAATTTGGTAGACTGACAGGAATATTAAAATAACTTGTATTAAAAGTTACGCCAAATAATTCCATAACTACTGGTGCTTTTCCAGCTACAATCTCTCCCTTTTCAATAACATTAGGTGCTGCAACTAGACCTTGTAAAGCAGGGTGGATCATAAATCCACCAACTGCAGCCACGACAAACGGGTCTGAACCTAACTGTTTGGCAGCAGCATAACCTACCAAGACAGGGAGGAAGTAGAATGGTGCCATCGCCATTGTTGAAATAATAATATAGGTTGGATCTGTCGGACTAATAAGTTCAAAAATATGATTTCCTTTAACAAACATGTTAAGAATCCCGTTAATCATACCGCCAGCCGCTAATAAACCGATAATCGGCATCATTGATCCTGTAATTGTTCCAACTACAACTTGAAAAGCGCGAATGATAGGGTTTTTAGAAACTTTAGTTTCCACGACTTCCTCATTACTTTCGCCATCCACTACACGGCTCCCCAGCTGTGCAACAATTTCGTCATAGACGTCTTCAACAGCTTGACCGATAACGACTTGGTACTGCCCCAAATTTGCATTGTAGACAACCCCGGCTACCCCATCCATTGCTTCAAGTTTTTCATCGTCTGCTTTTTCTTTGTCGACTAAATAGAAACGTAAGCGTGTGATACAGTGAATCACCTTTGTGATATTTTCCTCACCACCAACAGCGGCAATGATTTCTGTTGCTAATTTTTTGTAATCTGCCATGATTTCTCCTTTTTATTTTGCAGTTGCTTGGCCCAACATATCACCTGCTTGAGCATTTCCTTTTTGAACGGTAAGACTGTCGAGTTTTTCATTTGTATTCGTAATTAAAATCATACTCGTAAGTGGTAATCCTGCTGCTTCAACTTCTTTCCAATTGACCTGTCCCAGAGCATCGCCGCCCTCAACTCTATCACCTACTTTAACCTTAATCTGAAAAGGTTGTCCATTTAAACTTACTGTATCAATTCCGAGATGAAGCAACACTTCTAAACCATCTGCCCGCTTGAATCCGATAGCATGTCCTTGTACCAAACTGACTTCTCCTGCTACTGGACTGACAATCTCACTACTTGTAGGTTCAATAGCATAGCCATCTCCCATAACTTTTTTGGCAAATACAGGGTCGGAAACCTTTTCCAAATCAATAACTGTACCCGCTAAAGGTGCATAGAGGTTCTTGTCCTCACTCACACTTTTTTTCTTTCCAAAACCAAACATCTTTATTCTCCTTCAATAAAAATAAACTACAACTTGTACGTACAAGTTTATAATAGCAAAATGAAAGCGGTTTTGCAAGCGGTTATATTTTCACTTTAACTTAAAGTGGTTTTTTGTTACACTTAGGTTATGAAAAAGTACGAAATTATTCTTCGGGATTTGGAGAAAAAAATTCATGAAGGAAGATATCCCGAAAATGAGCTCTTGCCCAGTGAAAACCAGCTTACAGTGCTCTATCAAACAAGCCGCGCAACAGTAAGACAAGCACTAAAAATCTTGGAAGAAAACGGGATTATTCAACGCCGTCATGGCTTTGGCTCCATTGTTATCCCAAGAGAGAGATTGATGTTTCCTATTTCAGGTTTAACTTCTTTCAAAGAGCTTAAAGACTCTTTAAACTTCAGCTCAACCACTGAAATATTAATTTTTGAAAAAATAACTGTAGATAAACAACTCTCAGAACTTTCTTTTTTTGAAGAAGGTACTCAAGCTTTCCATATCCTCCGCCGACGAAATATCGATGAACAGTTTGTTATCCTAGACCGTGACTATATTTTGGCTTCTGCAGCACCTGATATGACCAGAGAAAAAGTGAAGTCTTCTCTATATGCTTATCTTGAAGATCACGTGCATCTCGATATTTCATATGCTCAAAAAGAAATCACAATTGATTTTGTCAATGATGAAGATAAAACTTATTTGGATTTGAACCCTAAAGACCGCCATGTCGTGAGCGTGCGCAGTCATGTTTACCTCGCGAATAATAATGTTTTTCAGTACACAGAAAGCCGACATCAAGTGGATAAGTTTCGCTTTACTGAGTTTTCGAGACGGCAAAAACATTAATAAAAAGCTAGACTCTCGTCTAGCTTTTTATTAATGACGGAAATGTCTCACACCCGTAAAGACCATCGTGATCCCATGCTTGTCACACGCGTCAATGACTTCTTGATCGCGGACAGACCCACCCGGTTGGACAATTGCTTTGATGCCAGATTTGGCAATCTCATCAATATTATCTGCAAAGGGGAAGAAGGCATCAGAGGCAAGCACAGCATTATCTAGACCTTTTTCCTGCGCTGCTTCGATGGCTATTTTAACCGAAGCTACACGGTTGGTTTGACCAGGGCCAACGCCCAGTGTTTGGTGTTCATTTGTGACAATAATACCGTTAGACTTCACATATTTGACCGCTTTCCAGGCAAATTTTAGCGCCTCCCATTGCTCCTTATTAGGTTGGGCTTGCGTTGCTACTGTCCAACTTTCTGGTTGTTCTGCAACAACATCTTGCTCCTGGATTAAAACACCACCAAGCACACCTGTAATCATGGCTTCTTTTTCTGACGCTGCAATTTGTTCAAAATCAAGCGTAAGCAAACGGATATTTTTCTTTTTTGTCAAAATTGCCAGAGCTTCATCAGAAAAGGCTGGGGCAATTATGATTTCTAAAAATATTTTGCTCATTTTCTCAGCTGTTTTTTGGTCAACAGGGCGATTTAAAACGACAATACCGCCGAAGATGGAGACGGGGTCGGCCTCATAAGCGTAATCCCAAGCCTGCTCAATCGTTTCAGCTTGGCCTATGCCGCAAGGATTCATGTGTTTAAGGGCTACAACTGTTGGTTGCTCCGTAAAATCACGCGCAATCTGCAAGGCTGCATCTGCATCACGTACGTTGTTGTATGATAATTCTTTCCCGTTTAATTGCACACTTTGACCAATCGAATAAGGAGTTGGAAGTGCATTTTCATAAAAATCGGCATCTTGTTGTGGATTTTCACCATAACGCATTCCTTGTTTTAAATCATAGGTCAGTGTCAGCTTTTCCGGCTTTTCCTCTTGATCAGAAAATTTTTCTGTTAAATATTGTGCAATGAGCGCGTCATATGCAGCAGTATGTCGAAAAGCTTTAGCCGCCAAGCGTTGACGAAGCTCTAAGCTGGTTTCACCCGCTTTTTCAAGTTCTTCGAGTACTGCAGCATAGTCCGTTGGATCAACAAGAACAGTAACATCTGCATGATTTTTAGCTGCAGAACGCAACATCGAAGGACCACCAATATCAATATTTTCGACAATTGTTTGATGATCAGCTCCTGATAAGAGTGCCTCTTTGAAAGGATAAAGATTGACAACAACCAAATCAATGGGTGTAATATTGTGCTCTTCTAAGGCAAGGAGGTGGCTGTCCAAATCACGTCGTGCCAAAAGTCCGCCATGAATCATTGGATGCAATGTTTTCACACGCCCATCCATCATTTCCGGAAAATGCGTCACTTCTTCAATCGCTAAGGTTGCAATACCTGCTTCATCTAAAGCTTTTTTTGTTCCGCCCGTTGAGATAATTTCAAAACCGAGTTTACTTAAAGACCCAGCCAATTCAACACTTCCATTTTTATCTGACACACTAATAAGCGCACGTTTAGTCATTTTTATTCCTTTTCTATTTTTAAGTTTATAATAGCTCTTACTATTTTTTGATAAGCTCTTGTACTACTTTTATATACAATTCATGCTCTGCTTGATGGAGCTTTTTTTCATACTCAGCGAGTTCCCGATGATAATCAAGCTGCTGCTGGGCTAAAATTTCTCCTGTATCGACGCCTGAATCCACCCAATGAACTGTGATTCCTAAACCTTCTTGAGCTTGCCAGGATTCCTCCAAAGCATGAGCTGAACCAGCAAAAGCTGGCAGATAAGAGGGATGTATATTAATAATTCGTCCTTCATAAGCTTGTAAAAGAGTGGGACCAACAATTTTCATATAACCTGCAAGACAAATCAAATCAATCTGGTGGTCACGAAGTAAAGCAACTAAGGTTTCTTCATAACTCTGCTTATCAGCAAAAGATTTTAACGTAAAGCTGACGGCAGTTACATTGAGCTTCTGCGCTCTTTGCAGAGCATAAGCCTCAGTCTTATCCGAGAACAAGAGCTGAATTTCCGTGGGAAAAGCTTGAGCGAGGGCTTCAAAGTTAGATCCTGATCCTGAGGCAAAAACGGCAATCCTCATTTTATAATTACCGCTTGTTTCACACGTGGAGTAATTTTTCCGATTTCATAACATTTTACTCTTTGCTTCACTTCTTCAACCTTTTCTGGGGCCACAGCAAGGACCATACCAATTCCCATATTGAAAATTTGGAACATTTCGTCATGAGACACTTGACCGTATTTCTCCAAAGCTTGGAAAATAGGCAATATCTCCCAGCTGCCTTCTTTAATTTCAGCTGTTAAATGATCACCAAACATCCGCGGAAGATTTTCATAAAAGCCCCCTCCTGTAATGTG
This window of the Lactococcus garvieae subsp. garvieae genome carries:
- a CDS encoding PTS transporter subunit EIIC, whose translation is MADYKKLATEIIAAVGGEENITKVIHCITRLRFYLVDKEKADDEKLEAMDGVAGVVYNANLGQYQVVIGQAVEDVYDEIVAQLGSRVVDGESNEEVVETKVSKNPIIRAFQVVVGTITGSMMPIIGLLAAGGMINGILNMFVKGNHIFELISPTDPTYIIISTMAMAPFYFLPVLVGYAAAKQLGSDPFVVAAVGGFMIHPALQGLVAAPNVIEKGEIVAGKAPVVMELFGVTFNTSYFNIPVSLPNYAYTIFPIIVAAWMAKPIGAWLKKHMPLALRSIFVPMITFFVVASLVLLLVGPVISIVSSALASVITGLINLNLTIAGAIIGGLYQVLVIFGLHWLVIPILTQQIVTTGESNINMIVSFTMLAQGAGALTVFLKTRQQSLKGLALPAAISAFCGVTEPAMYGINLKYIRVFIMSSIGAAAGAAVAGLFDLHMYGFSGSLIGFPNFAATTNPLTHAAGNPNNFIYFWIATAVCIVVSMTLVWFFGFKDSDTMGTGLEKKNVFKSAVNK
- a CDS encoding PTS sugar transporter subunit IIA produces the protein MFGFGKKKSVSEDKNLYAPLAGTVIDLEKVSDPVFAKKVMGDGYAIEPTSSEIVSPVAGEVSLVQGHAIGFKRADGLEVLLHLGIDTVSLNGQPFQIKVKVGDRVEGGDALGQVNWKEVEAAGLPLTSMILITNTNEKLDSLTVQKGNAQAGDMLGQATAK
- the treR gene encoding trehalose operon repressor → MKKYEIILRDLEKKIHEGRYPENELLPSENQLTVLYQTSRATVRQALKILEENGIIQRRHGFGSIVIPRERLMFPISGLTSFKELKDSLNFSSTTEILIFEKITVDKQLSELSFFEEGTQAFHILRRRNIDEQFVILDRDYILASAAPDMTREKVKSSLYAYLEDHVHLDISYAQKEITIDFVNDEDKTYLDLNPKDRHVVSVRSHVYLANNNVFQYTESRHQVDKFRFTEFSRRQKH
- the purH gene encoding bifunctional phosphoribosylaminoimidazolecarboxamide formyltransferase/IMP cyclohydrolase yields the protein MTKRALISVSDKNGSVELAGSLSKLGFEIISTGGTKKALDEAGIATLAIEEVTHFPEMMDGRVKTLHPMIHGGLLARRDLDSHLLALEEHNITPIDLVVVNLYPFKEALLSGADHQTIVENIDIGGPSMLRSAAKNHADVTVLVDPTDYAAVLEELEKAGETSLELRQRLAAKAFRHTAAYDALIAQYLTEKFSDQEEKPEKLTLTYDLKQGMRYGENPQQDADFYENALPTPYSIGQSVQLNGKELSYNNVRDADAALQIARDFTEQPTVVALKHMNPCGIGQAETIEQAWDYAYEADPVSIFGGIVVLNRPVDQKTAEKMSKIFLEIIIAPAFSDEALAILTKKKNIRLLTLDFEQIAASEKEAMITGVLGGVLIQEQDVVAEQPESWTVATQAQPNKEQWEALKFAWKAVKYVKSNGIIVTNEHQTLGVGPGQTNRVASVKIAIEAAQEKGLDNAVLASDAFFPFADNIDEIAKSGIKAIVQPGGSVRDQEVIDACDKHGITMVFTGVRHFRH
- the purN gene encoding phosphoribosylglycinamide formyltransferase; the encoded protein is MRIAVFASGSGSNFEALAQAFPTEIQLLFSDKTEAYALQRAQKLNVTAVSFTLKSFADKQSYEETLVALLRDHQIDLICLAGYMKIVGPTLLQAYEGRIINIHPSYLPAFAGSAHALEESWQAQEGLGITVHWVDSGVDTGEILAQQQLDYHRELAEYEKKLHQAEHELYIKVVQELIKK